The window TCGCGCACGATCTCGATGTTCGACATGTCGGTTCCGAGGCCCACCGATCGGTCGGAGTGGGCGATGATGTGGCCGCGGCCATCGACCACGTACACCGCGAACAGCTGCTCCCCCGTCTGCTCGGTCATGCGCCAGACGGGCAGCAGGCTGGCCACGGCGAGGACCACCCCCTGCACCGCGCCCCCGTACTTGACCGGCTCCGTGATCACGAGCACGGGCTCCTGGAGCGAACTCGAGACCAGGGGCTGCCCGGTCATGGAAGTCCCCTGCAGGCCGCGGTAGAAGCCCTCCCGGAGCGCCTCCTGGATGGCGGGCTCCTGGAGCTGGACCCCGGACTGTGGCCCCTGCCCCGCCCGATCCACCACGCTCACCGAGTTGAAGCCGGTGTTCTCCCCCAGGTAGCGCTCCAGCGCCTTCTGATCGCGGATGTGGGCCAGCCGGGTGGGGAAGGGAATCATCCCCCCGTCCACTTCCATCGTGCGGGCGATGGCCGTCACCTGGGCCCGGAGGCTTTCCACATAGATGGCGGTCTGCTGGGACAGACTGCGCGCCATGTCGAGCTGGGTCGCCTTCTGGCTGAACTCCAGGCTCTCGCGGCTGGTGGAGACGAGCTTGTAGGAGGTCCACAGGAGCGGCACCACCCCCACCGCAAAGAGCAGGGCCAGCAAGTAGACGAGGATGCGTCCGCGACGCCTTCGCGGCCCGGTGCCGGGCACCCCTCAGGCCTCCCGAGCGGCGGCCCCGCGGGCCGGAGTCGCTTCGGAGCGGGTTTGGGCGACGACCTCGTAGACCGCGACCTCTCTCTCCTTGCCCTTGAGAGTGAAGGTGCCCAGGCTCCGGCAGTCGAAGAGGTCGGCCACGCTGGCCCGCGTATTCTCCCCGATGACCACCATGCCCGGCTTGGCCACCGAGCTCTCCAGGCGGCTGGCCGTGTTCACGGTGTCGCCGAGCACCGTGTACTCCTTCTTGTTGACGCTCCCGATCTCCCCCGCCACCGCCTTGCCGCTGTTGATGCCGATGCGGACGCGCACGGTGGGCCCTTCTTTGCGATCGGCGTTGAACTCGGCCAGGCGTTCCTGCATCTCCAGGGCGGCGCGGATGGCGCGGGCCGCATGGTCGGGCATGTCGAGGGGGGCCCCGAACACGGCCATGATCGCGTCCCCGATGTACTTGTCGAGCGTCCCCTCGTACTTGAAGATCACGTCCGTCATGCGCGAGAGATAGTCGTTCAGGAGCAGCGCCACCTGGGAGGGGCTCATCTTCTCGGACATGGTCGTGAAGCCGACGATGTCCGCGAAGAGAACCGTGACCTCCTTGACCTCCGGCACCCCCAGGGCCGCTCCCTGGGAATCGGAGGTGGCGAGGATCCGGCTCGTGACCTGGGGAGAGAGGAATCGCCCCAGGCGCTCCCTTTTCTTCTCCTCGGCCACGATCTTCTGGTTGAGTCGGGCCCGCTCCACAGCCACCGCCGCGTAGTTGGCGAGAGCGGTGAGAAGATCGAGGTCGTTGAGGGTGAAGCAGTTGGTGAGCATGGGGGAGTCCACGTGGATGATCCCGATGACCTGGTCCTTGTTCCAGAGGGGAGCGCACATCGCGCTCCGAATCCCGTGAAACCGGATGGAGTCCCCGGCCCCGAAGCGGGGGTCCACCATCGCGTCGGAGGTCAGGATGGAGACGCGGTCCTTCAGCACGCGGTCGGCGATGGTCTTGGAGATCGTGATCTTTCCGGTGTCGCTGCCCGCGCCCGGCGTACGGTGCTTGATCACCA of the Vicinamibacteria bacterium genome contains:
- a CDS encoding adenylate/guanylate cyclase domain-containing protein, coding for MYRLVYQDGDTPQAYTFTTGEVVIGRSPDCQIVLKDFGISRTHARITVDEDGVRIADLKSKNGTQVNGVPVVEAPLKDGDRILLGKFLMTLSKTLEGKVILDEAKPLSEEAGTIIRSVGELSRLLSTSDTAGSIPTPADPRKATPAVDLQEIEKSNRILKVLTKVAETLIAVRPVEEVLQQVMDIVFDHIPSDRGFLMLQEEPDNKLVPMVIKHRTPGAGSDTGKITISKTIADRVLKDRVSILTSDAMVDPRFGAGDSIRFHGIRSAMCAPLWNKDQVIGIIHVDSPMLTNCFTLNDLDLLTALANYAAVAVERARLNQKIVAEEKKRERLGRFLSPQVTSRILATSDSQGAALGVPEVKEVTVLFADIVGFTTMSEKMSPSQVALLLNDYLSRMTDVIFKYEGTLDKYIGDAIMAVFGAPLDMPDHAARAIRAALEMQERLAEFNADRKEGPTVRVRIGINSGKAVAGEIGSVNKKEYTVLGDTVNTASRLESSVAKPGMVVIGENTRASVADLFDCRSLGTFTLKGKEREVAVYEVVAQTRSEATPARGAAAREA